A window of Drosophila subobscura isolate 14011-0131.10 chromosome E, UCBerk_Dsub_1.0, whole genome shotgun sequence contains these coding sequences:
- the LOC117891803 gene encoding stress response protein NST1 isoform X5 produces MMEWLPRGLPSIHAPIPICAPPKAGQKRPATSPAPHIPVPHHLQTPPGSGVAGSPVPPNQTSGLLNHALPSNHIGTPSPQQHQQQQQQQQHQTHQQQQQQQQQQQQQQQQHQQQQQQQQQQQHQAQQQAVAAAVQQQLAGVGMPPGAISAAAAANSRGSFAAALRTLAKQADIKEEDVGCDRGNVPTSVAQGPPPSSVPMNSVAGRGGPERGMSNSGGGGGDDRMGGSKKRSPPSPQPPEKIARLSHTPQSASMQPEMLARSGFQPYRSDERLMHPAGAFPLEAYSHFPGLPGLPPAAFLNPAGLQYSDPLYLEHRYQLFRAAGAHHTHPHAAALYPQMASPYSHLYSMMPGAALGISPAMHDRIKLEEEHRARLAREEEREREMHREKEREMREKEREMREQREKEQREKEQREREREQREKEQREREQKEKEARERKMRDEERERERQQLLNASHHYSNQLYSPLNRTLLGNMIPHLNLSLRGPPGSLHGLPGMSHYHAAAANAQRQSPHAAMGLNLGMAGLPGVAALGGHGPNLQHHLQQAAMGLAHPGAAGLTHPGFSAAALGLSAHPHSLNLSHPHMSPHHPASMAAHQLPPHTSSAGGGGGGGGGGGGHSNSIPVTAGSSSSASSPHSSLNLTAAVKLSSEQQAATSTPSSISLSSSGGGGALTTSTASSHIPTMSHYYHHGHLAAMHAAAAAASGLTPTAAHQQQPLSHPSSPKITPPIAGSASSNGGRAGGSPHAMRHHLAAVAAAAQQSAMIEKAAAAPATHEPATLDLTGSNSNSSNQATSNASSGQATSNHELNGVESNGASQGESKEQAAGGVIKEEQSMKSSPPPAASDKKPATPNAAPEKPLHPDSSPENSSRRSASPPSETNTSLPAVGAAAAAAAAAAAGAPAAGKSSEETPKILESTAPTSPATKPAAGEALEEKQRTRVSVSVSGSPEPAPDTVSASGGVTSTTSGSTPPPVVSSSTNIRDGKAEEVSTSATPKAGSTETEQVATVASGR; encoded by the exons CGCCGCCCAAGGCTGGACAGAAGCGACCGGCGACCAGCCCGGCACCGCATATACCCGTGCCGCATCACCTGCAGACGCCGCCGGGCTCTGGTGTGGCCGGCAGCCCGGTGCCGCCCAACCAGACTAGTGGCCTGCTGAACCACGCCCTGCCCAGCAACCACATTGGCACTCCATCAccacagcaacaccagcagcagcagcagcagcagcagcaccagacgcaccagcagcagcagcagcagcagcagcaacaacagcagcagcaacaacaacaccaacagcagcagcagcagcagcagcagcagcaacatcaagcgcaacagcaggcggtggctgcggcagtgcagcagcagctggcaggtGTGGGCATGCCCCCGGGTGCCATAAGCGCCGCCGCAGCGGCCAATAGTCGCGGATCCTTTGCCGCTGCGCTGCGGACGCTGGCCAAGCAGGCGGACATCAAGGAGGAGGATGTGGGCTGCGACCGTGGGAATGTGCCCACATCTGTGGCCCAAGGGCCGCCTCCGTCGTCGGTGCCAATGAATTCGGTGGCAGGTCGGGGCGGACCAGAGCGTGGCATGTCCAACagtggtggtggaggcggGGATGATCGAATGGGTGGCAGCAAGAAGCGCTCGCCACCGTCGCCACAGCCGCCGGAGAAGATTGCGCGGCTGAGCCACACGCCGCAGAGTGCGTCCATGCAGCCAGAGATGCTGGCCAGGAGCGGCTTCCAGCCGTACAGATCGGACGAGCGGCTGATGCATCCGGCGGGTGCCTTCCCCCTGGAGGCCTACTCACACTTTCCGGGCCTGCCGGGTCTGCCACCAGCAG CATTTTTGAACCCTGCGGGACTGCAGTACTCGGATCCGCTGTACTTGGAGCACCGCTATCAGCTGTTCCGCGCCGCCGGGGCCCATCACACGCATCCCCATGCGGCTGCGCTGTACCCACAGATGGCCTCGCCCTACTCGCACCTGTACTCGATGATGCCGGGCGCCGCGCTGGGCATCTCGCCGGCCATGCACGATCGCAtcaagctggaggaggagcacaggGCCCGGCTGGCGCGCGAGGAGGAGCGCGAGCGGGAGATGCACCGCGAGAAGGAGCGAGAGATGCGGGAGAAGGAGCGCGAGATGCGCGAGCAGCGAGAGAAGGAACAGCGCGAGAAGgagcagcgagagcgagagcgggaacagcgcgagaaggagcagcgcgagcgggagcagaaggagaaggaggcccGCGAGCGCAAGATGCGCGACgaggagcgggagagggagcgccagcagctgctcaatgCCTCCCACCACTACTCCAATCAGCTGTACTCGCCGCTGAACCGCACCCTGCTCGGCAACATGATTCCCCACCTCAACCTGAGTCTGCGCGGTCCGCCCGGATCGCTGCACGGCCTGCCCGGCATGTCGCACTATCACGCGGCGGCGGCCAATGCCCAGCGGCAGAGTCCGCACGCGGCCATGGGCCTCAATCTGGGCATGGCGGGGCTGCCCGGCGTGGCGGCACTCGGCGGCCACGGACCCAATCTGCAGCATCAtctgcagcaggcggccatGGGGCTGGCGCATCCGGGAGCAGCGGGTCTGACGCATCCAGGATTCTCCGCAGCGGCGCTGGGTCTGAGTGCGCATCCGCACAGCCTGAACCTGAGCCATCCACACATGTCGCCGCATCATCCCGCCTCCATGGCCGCCCACCAGCTGCCACCGCACACGTCCTCAgcgggtggcggcggcggaggaggaggaggaggaggagggcacAGCAACTCCATTCCGGTGACTGCCGGCTCCAGCTCGTCCGCATCCTCGCCGCACAGCAGCCTCAACCTGACGGCCGCCGTGAAGCTGAGCTccgagcagcaggcggccaccTCGAcgcccagcagcatcagcctcagcagcagcggcggcggaggagcgCTCACCACCTCCACGGCCAGCTCGCACATTCCCACAATGAGTCACTACTACCACCACGGACACCTGGCCGCGATGcatgcagcggcggcggctgccagcGGCCTCACCCCAACCGCAGcccaccaacagcagccgctGTCCCATCCCAGCTCGCCCAAGATCACGCCACCCATCGCGGGATCTGCCTCCTCCAACGGAGGACGTGCCGGGGGCAGCCCGCACGCGATGAGGCATCACctggcggctgtggcagcggccgCCCAACAGTCGGCCATGATCgagaaggcagcggcggctCCGGCCACGCATGAGCCAGCCACCCTGGACCTGACCGGATCCAACTCCAATTCGAGCAACCAGGCGACGTCCAATGCCAGCAGTGGCCAGGCCACATCCAACCACGAGCTGAACGGCGTCGAGTCCAATGGAGCGTCGCAGGGCGAGAGCAAGGAGCAGGCTGCGGGAGGAGTAATCAAGGAGGAGCAGTCCATGAAGAGCTCCCCGCCACCAGCGGCCAGCGACAAGAAGCCAGCCACACCGAATGCAGCGCCCGAGAAGCCGCTGCACCCCGACAGCTCGCCGGAGAACTCTTCGCGACGCAGCGCCAGTCCGCCCTCGGAGACGAATACCTCGCTGCcagcagttggagcagcagcagcagcagcagcagcagcagcagctggagcaccagcagcaggtaAAAGCTCAGAGGAGACCCCAAAGATTCTAGAGTCGACTGCACCGACTTCCCCTGCCACCAAGCCAGCTGCTGGCGAAGCTCTCGAGGAGAAGCAGCGCACAcgggtgtcggtgtcggtgtcggggTCGCCGGAACCAGCACCAGACACCGTCTCTGCCTCGGGTGGCGTGACCTCCACAACGAGTGGCAGCACGCCACCGCCAgtggtcagcagcagcacgaacaTAAGAGACGGCAAGGCAGAAGAGGTGTCCACCAGTGCCACCCCAAAGGCAGGGTCCACGGAGACCGAGCAGGTGGCCacagtggccagtggcagaTGA